One window from the genome of Longimicrobiaceae bacterium encodes:
- a CDS encoding DUF3072 domain-containing protein, with the protein MMSDKRTQDQEDTGNMIKDPDQWTTGDQPMTGAQKSYLHTLATEAHVEVDDGLTKAEASKKIDELQEKTGRGVE; encoded by the coding sequence ATGATGAGCGACAAGCGCACTCAGGACCAGGAAGATACCGGCAACATGATCAAGGACCCGGACCAGTGGACCACCGGCGACCAGCCGATGACCGGGGCCCAGAAGTCCTACCTGCACACCCTGGCCACCGAGGCGCACGTGGAGGTGGACGACGGCCTCACCAAGGCCGAGGCGTCCAAGAAGATCGACGAGCTTCAGGAGAAGACCGGCCGCGGGGTGGAGTGA